Sequence from the Miscanthus floridulus cultivar M001 chromosome 16, ASM1932011v1, whole genome shotgun sequence genome:
GTCCGGACGCTCTGCTTTCCTTTGCTTCGCCGCGTTCTGATGCCAACAGAATATCAGGATTTGGAGAACGAAGGTTCCGTTTCGAGCTGATCTTTCTACGGCCGCGGACGCCcgggccgaattttttacttttcgacccttttttcgaaagtttctctcaaatagactcctggcggaaagaattccagaaatggacccttggctcggcgccagagtgagtggcgccgagctcggcgcccgggcaaacggcctgcaaggggctcgacgccagagtggatggcgccgagctcggcgccgtagatcttggcgccgagctcggcgccactcactctggcgccgagctcgtcctAAATATCTACCCGGTCTTCTTCCCCATCTCGTTGCCCTAGCCAGcccccgccgtcgccgccgcgcccacgcccgcgtctGCCCGCGTCCGGCCGCCCGCCCGTGCCCGAcgtcgcccgcgcccgccccACGCCGCGTGCGCCACGCTGCGGcacccgcccgcccgcgcccgcctcgccacgcgcccgccgcgccccgcgccccccgcgccgcgcgcgcctggccgcgccgcgcgcccgcccgcgcccgcccgcgccgagcccgcgccgcgccgGGCCCGTCCGAgccgctgctgctccggcggccgagcccgcgccgcgccgctgcctccgctccctcgcccgagcccacaccgcgccgccgtgccctcgcgtTGTTGGCCGTTGGTTGGCTGCAGCGCCgagccgccacgccctccaccgtcgtcgtagcctttgtctccaccgccggcctcggcctcgccccgccttgccgacaTCCACCGCTgtcctcgcctcgccccgcctccCACGGCCGTCGAGCCGGTCTTGCAGCGCGGAGCGCCGGCCACCCCGcgaccgccgcgcgccacctctgtcgtTGGCCGCGCCACCGCAGTCCCGGATAttcgccttgacctacgcccatcgtccgtcgacccgaaaaggtataaaatatgaatatgcaatgtacctatttagttggtgtatGTTATTGACTGGTTATATtgtgatgactttgttagtgatatggttatatatatatatatgtagatagatagaaacatagatatattgataaatagatatagttagatagctacttagatatgtagttatatttatAGTTACCTACatatgatcttgctatttagtgagtacactataaatatatacgtagttattatcatgattacttagtttgtagttagaaagtacttgttaggtactatctatcgtataatttggactaaaggacatgtgtttcattacgttttttaaatagatggacaacctagtgatcatatatcatggaggcacggttgaaagcgatcgttatggatatgttgagtttcttgacatgcaaagcgtgcctgtgctattcaatgataggccttcatttagtgatatggttgcaagggctcgggaggagctgcattgctttggagatgatgacattgcaattgatggtgtactgcacctaggttgtcctccgaacatcttcaggcgaatgatctcaattggttgtgcggatcagtgggacaactatgtgagatcggctatgaagagccagctgcaatgtttggacgtggttgttcgtcgggtgttagttgatccaatccctcatgggtttaccccagcaatggatcatccgggacacatcgaccctcccgttccggaaccttacctgcatgtgcagattgcgcctacggttcctgatgctcaatttGCCCCCAATGCattatttggagatggttgtcatactcatgttttcgtggcagatcctccttatgagatccctttgacacagaatcatccgagtaagtgtcttaaccgcatagtttttgggagcttatcccGTTCCTTATATCTATTTATTTCATTCTTTCCTTATTTCTGTAAtgacgttgcaggagacattcctgagaatatcgatgtgccccatgttgctgcgcaagtgcacttttcagatggatttcgtggctccaataatgttgaaattatgaatgattcggagccatatgagatggctagggctcttgattctgatgatgatcgtcctgttggagagctgacggagagtgatgttgagatgatgagacgtatctttcccgaccgccgtgatcctagagttcatgagtttagtgatcttgctcattctgatctggcgtttgcagaaggacgtgatgatgagctcctagaagctcctaaggccggtcctaacatggtaattgaggaggggagggtgttcaatgacctccctgctttgaagaggtggttgcaggcttttgtagtgatacgaaagaggccttacagggtattgcattcatatgtggagcgccgttacatagttgtgtgtgacaaggaacgctgcccatggagggtttgtgcaaggaagcaacaggtgaccggaaaatggaagatcacaaaagtagttgggccacacaattgtgctgaccatgagctgacactgaggcatcggcagttgacatctaccctcattgccaagcggttaatgggaattttgcagggagaacccaacatgaaggtgagaacaattatcaggaccgttgaggcgttgtatggaggatatgtgataacttatggtaaagtatggagggctaagcagcgagcgtggaacatgatatatggggactgggaggatgggtatgagcagctaccagttcttttcaatgcaatcaaagcggtgaatccaggcatgcattatgagtacatcccaaaacctaatgcatggaaggatgggaggcagatatttttccgtgccttctggtgctttcctcagtgtgtcgaggcctttaggcattgtcgtcccgtcttctccattaatggtacgttcttgattggcaaataccaaggcacacttcttatagccatatcctgtgacgcgaacaacaagttggttcctttggcatttgctttggttgagaaggagaacaatgacagttggggatggttcttgaggctagtccggatacatgtggttggccctggcagggaggttggcgtcatatctaataggcatcagggcatacttaatgccgtgcgagagcagttagaggggtatgcacctttgcaccatcgttggtgtactcgacaccttgccgagaatctcctACGGAAGGACAgtgtcaagaaaaactttgatctgttgcaggaggctgctcgacagcttgaggacaagtactttagggaaaagttggagcaggtcagaaccacatcaaatgcagaaggtagacaatggctcacaggtttgatgagggatttggagaaatggatgagAGCTCATGACGACGGTGGCTGAAGGTACGAGTTTcaatgcagcaacatggcagagtcattcaataagttgctattggggatacgtggtatgcccgtgaatgcaattgttcaattcaccttctataagcttgttgcctggttcaacgatagacacgcccatgcattgcagttgagtagtgatggagagatatgggctccgaaaccaaaggcacacctagagaagacaagagaaagggctggcacacatgaggttgcatgctttgaccacgccacagggacttatcaggtcgagcataggggcggtacaacgtccgatggcgaggtccgagagtcgacgatacatgtggttgtcctccaagatttcaagtgcacttgtggtaaaccaaggcaataccactttgtatgttcgcatttggtggtagcagctaggcatcgcaactataatatcgagaggaggatacctcacgagtttagtgtcaacacgcttgtgaacacatggagccctcgcttcgtgcctttccgggaccctagagagtggcctccttatgatgggccgaagtacattgcggatccagcttatcgttggaacaagcgtggatcaaggcagaggacgaggcataggatggttatggatcagatacccggaagaactaggcgtgggagaggaactccatttgttactgatcccgagcagtacgagtgcggcaagtgcggtagacttggccacaactcatgaagttgccattggcagattagtgaggtaggactattggtttatagtattattttatattttgtcgtatcatatatttaattatgcatgtctcaatttatgcttgtatttgtgtcaattatgtatacatttataagttcatgtttcattgtacattgcaattctaattcattcactttttttgtaggatggagcaattccacctgctcgacccgacgtacgaggagacccacagaggacgtctcgttgcgctggggcaggtaataatgtataagttttattcgtacatgtgttcgtgaagtaacatgtgactatgttatcttcgatgcaggaccttctgcaccttcgttctaggacccacagtgggttcttggacattcgatacgacgataggtacactcttttcctgcaaagagctggcctggatgtcatctcctttcaggttcgtcgtgggttgcccaagttcaactcagcggcgataactgcgttggtagacaggtattaaagtgaatcattgcctccattcatggccatttgttaatgcgattgactttttgacaagtaatcttccttggtcttaaatataggtggcggccggagactcacagcttccacctacctttcggggagatgataGTCTTGcttcaggactgtcagaagatgctaggcctaaggattcatggaaACCCAGTCactgggcagtgcaggtcagagggatggagagcacgagtggaggccttccttgggcgtgagcttggcgagcaaggggctcgcacttctggagttcccatctcatggctacgtacagagttcgcatagtgccccgaggaggcagatgaggagacggttgtGTACTACTgctgggcgtggatcctacacctttttgcttgcgttctctttccTAACGTGACGGGTGACaatgcgtcctggatgtggatccactgcctcagtaactgggaccaggcgggtcagtacagctggggctctacagtcttgtgttttctataccggcagctgtgcAAGGGGTATCGTCGGTCTACGGCGAAcctgtcacttggtggatgcgtgtacctattacagctgtggatgtgggctcgttttcCAGTTGGTCATCCAGAGGTactggctcgtcgtgagtggttccaaggtcagcctccaagtcgccagccgacgtgggcgtacctttgggaccaggtcagggtttcgcacacgaggatagaccgggcgtacattcagtacacgaacgagctagattcgctgacggcgtctagtgtaagtaaattttattttccatgcacctattaaaaggattagtataccatctaacatcttatttgaacATGATGCAGGTAGAGTGGGAGCcatatggtggagaggacgcactacTTTTTCAGCTGAGCGCCGTATGtggggccgacgactacttctataggatgaggtgtcctctaatctgcttctatgctatcgagtaccacctgccagatagggttgcacgccaatttggagtgagacagctttggcctatgcctctgttctcgactggcgttgacttacacaagtaagtgttttgatatttcaaatgagtcatgatgatggtccatttattataatatggtgccacgtacgtggattaatgtaacgatgacatacgtgcaggttggatcgttagaggaacaagaagatttttgactgagagaggcaccaccagtcctacattgaggaatgggaggagatgcacgacaacctggacgacaacaacgagccgcacacgaaccatgagttcaggcggtaccaagcttggtaccagcgttcgaCAAGGTGTAGGCTCAGACTACAGTGGACCGAAGCTGACTACgctgacatcgagtcctccgacgatgaggacacgacgtacgaccggtccactcgtgcaggaaggcaggtggaggcaggaccaatcttggacagagtggtaagccaatcgacttattttgttacgtttagttacataacaatacattaggtgttcttggaccgacgttaggagttatctattgtagttattgcaaccttcgcgctgtataacccttgtaataagttacattcttgtacaaaagaaaacaaaactaaatataCTTGGCTAcagtcaatgatgactacatacttggcttcctagatgtaagattacaaatattctttcaaacaaatcattaatacgttatattctttcacttaacattgttttgtacaacagaggctgtcacgtcgtctacgccatgcggctggtcgttgtggttgcaggacaaacgcgacgcatgacgtgtacgatccttccgcaggaagaggagccttgggttcctctagtcaagcagctacaggggacgaggaggaggacgaggaggccgacgacgacgatgacatggacaagaggcacgatgagcttgggccctctcagctccatgacgctccatcgactTATCCTACAccacctctaggcactaggcgacgctgtccccgtgacccttacactccaggcaccagcgctctgggtcacaagggtaggggtaagagtaggagacagtgagggacATGTTAGatgttactatgaactattgtatttacttatctttaattattcgggACCGTATgaatattgtggactatttgtactttgcatgacatattatgttagttgtgatattcgttgtggttgcattatgcttgttggatgagtaaatgtttagaatatatattgatgtctctgtttgtaactgtggatgcttctaatacaagaccgtatcttgcgaattttttgcgtgaatctttaatcatactatacttgtacaaAGACATAAATGTAGTAcatagattaactataaatttattacgttTATAATCCAGGAATATTTGTACATACGCTGTGTACAAGAATCTATGCATTTCAgagaatctatgcttttcagagaataaatatagactttttagatacacggacatcatcgaattatcacatcactgatatagacctctcagctgcaaggacaacatgcaaggaagcacaactaaactctatctccaccatccatcttatgactgtttgatccaagggctgaggtaaagcggcacatggatcgctgacatggcacattgacaggcctccattcctcctcgtgacctataaataaccactcactccctctcattcacacaaacaataaggaagaagaacactcctcagcatttgctttcgttgtagtaccaatgtctggagggtcgtccagagggagaggaaaggggaagaaaactacctaggggtgggagggtcctcttggtcccgatttctttgaggaagctctttatgagaggttcccagttgagagcaaaagtgatttcaccaaagaggcaccacttaCAGGATACGataaaaggaaagaagagtggccaaaatgcatgcatggtgaggactgcctagtgcagatgttcaccgagggaatagatggaggtcgtcgtttcttcaaatgcccgcgagcatgggtaatttcttttactatttgtttcttcaatatgtttgtcttgtatatcacttacacgacatactttttgtagtcttccttgatagaagaaaactgtgggttcagtaggtgggtcgatcctcgacctatttatccacatgcggagtacatctactacctacaagaccgtatcttcgatctagaaagggaagttagcagcggttacaaggacgacgaacaggacgacaacaacaatggtgccgattcacaggaggtactctgcaatgatccatattgcacctgccctaaccacaagaaaaaggggtctcccccatcacccccgccaccaccaccaccaacaacgggaggctactatggagaaggtgcaacataatttgctatgtggccacactactaggatgaatttatgtttttcttgtggagaatcccaggtttaattatctaaggcatgttaggtttaattaccgaaggcatggtttaattacctaaggcatgttaggtttagtcaaagaaaactatgtacccaggttcggtacctgtagtcacatgccatttaatgtgtttcgtgtgttgatttctataatatcgtatgtcgttaactgttttttgcagcacgtgttcaaataGAAATAAgtctgtatcattaagcggaatattaagaccattgataatgaaaacaaccacataatgaaaagttagaTACTATGTcatattacacaacatattaatagtataactaagtgccgacagtagacaaaggggtaaatgcacttccaaatcctcaatctgaaatgtactgagtaagcaactcatcatccgagtacctgtcctctactacaaccctgttgctgcggctaggctcaactgcgttgctctcacctgcctgtcgcttgtagtaagcggcctccgcttcgtctgcggccgctgcggtctgagtgaagaacgtgtcgtcatcctcctctgcctgtaagcctacctctgctagagcgatgagctcgctcagtctgccagtgtcgtcgtcagcctcctgcgcctgaatgcccgcctctgctagagagatgagctcgctcaatctgcctgtgtcgtcctcagcctcctgcgcctgtatgcccgcctctgctaaagcaatgagctcactcagtctaccagtgtcgtcctcatcctcgtctccatcatcacacagcacaatcgatgattgaacggtgcgaccagctcgtgatctatgggcatctaacttcttctcctcatatcttgcacgagccacctctgcagcatgttctccgctgcaaccaatcccttgatatataaaatgcaatcagttagcaactcgataatattacatttaaaaccaggcaacgaaaaaaggttttcaagcactcactggcacataatgtagcaacatgctcgtccaagacctgcatctgtactcttgtctcctcccttgtctcattccttgccctctcctcctctaacgtcgttcgcctctccaatccccatttgttaagcccaacatcgatcgggttacaaataccgcgctgtctagcaaactcacacatcttttctttgtgatgtttaacaaataggttgacgtagtcaggtccatatcccctcttccgtgcaattacttgcctcttcttcagttcatccaagaacttagcttgaccatcataacattcccaactgcatttcctagtactctgttcaaaacaaatattatatcatatatgtattaggaaaacaaacaaaatacgatttcatgtttaccagaattataacaaacctcatcatactcaatcatatggccgc
This genomic interval carries:
- the LOC136510578 gene encoding glycine-rich cell wall structural protein 2-like, yielding MSARRGEAEAGGGDKGYDDGGGRGGSALQPTNGQQREGTAARCGLGRGSGGSGAARARPPEQQRLGRARRGAGSARAGAGGRAARPGARGAGGAGRGGRVARRARAGGCRSVAHAAWGGRGRRRARAGGRTRADAGVGAAATAGAG
- the LOC136513961 gene encoding uncharacterized protein produces the protein MINPENTLEFVCPNKHEVYSMAKCRFKEWLYGPKNQWPKEPRRVKEKKKERVIYKAPPVMCEYGVKSNYSLVPSELGIGHYCGHMIEYDESTRKCSWECYDGQAKFLDELKKRQVIARKRGYGPDYVNLFVKHHKEKMCEFARQRGICNPIDVGLNKWGLERRTTLEEERARNETREETRVQMQVLDEHVATLCARIGCSGEHAAEVARARYEEKKLDAHRSRAGRTVQSSIVLCDDGDEDEDDTGRLSELIALAEAGIQAQEAEDDTGRLSELISLAEAGIQAQEADDDTGRLSELIALAEVGLQAEEDDDTFFTQTAAAADEAEAAYYKRQAGESNAVEPSRSNRVVVEDRYSDDELLTQYISD